One Gossypium hirsutum isolate 1008001.06 chromosome A11, Gossypium_hirsutum_v2.1, whole genome shotgun sequence genomic window carries:
- the LOC107923709 gene encoding uncharacterized protein — MEVNHFIFALISLSCLFSVSANVPPPVSNASSPASLELYDMIEVMSESPSPFAFDGTTLESIDDLLSILPSGVDPALQQICGNTDHPVECIIATMPFLDGNAPIEPLSVLKAGIKAMDNQTKDALAEVTRLSMDPTTPKTIVPILQTCIDVYNNILNSDQKSLEAISNHSLVQLSTELGANVENVLGCDNAFKQAKLESPMKDMDAMLANIISNTLTIGVDMVHF; from the coding sequence ATGGAGGTGAACCATTTCATCTTCGCCCTTATCtctctctcttgtctcttctctgtTTCTGCTAATGTCCCTCCACCCGTTTCCAATGCTTCTAGCCCTGCTTCTTTAGAACTTTATGATATGATCGAGGTCATGTCTGAATCACCATCACCATTTGCATTCGATGGTACAACATTGGAAAGCATTGATGATTTATTGAGTATACTACCTAGTGGTGTCGACCCTGCCCTTCAGCAAATCTGTGGGAACACTGATCACCCCGTCGAATGTATCATAGCAACTATGCCATTCCTAGATGGGAATGCTCCTATTGAGCCTCTTTCTGTCCTTAAAGCTGGGATTAAAGCAATGGATAACCAGACCAAAGATGCATTAGCGGAGGTTACAAGGCTCTCAATGGACCCCACTACCCCTAAAACTATTGTTCCCATCCTTCAAACATGCATTGATGTCTACAATAACATTCTTAACAGTGATCAAAAATCCCTTGAAGCCATCTCCAACCATAGCCTTGTTCAGTTGAGCACAGAACTAGGCGCCAATGTGGAAAATGTACTCGGTTGTGACAATGCTTTCAAACAGGCTAAGCTTGAATCTCCAATGAAGGACATGGATGCAATGCTTGCAAATATCATTAGCAACACCTTGACCATTGGTGTCGACATGGTCCACTTTTAG
- the LOC107924745 gene encoding ATP-dependent Clp protease proteolytic subunit 5, chloroplastic, translating into MAHTCISTSASSLRLTSLPFSSKSSTNLYSHNLSLPFHPLPPRKLKKLFSNQKNARGSQPKAVYTGEFWAPEKSSRHGIWSIRDDLQIPSSPYFPAYAQGQGPPPMVQERFQSVITQLFQYRIIRCGGAVDDDMANIIVAQLLYLDAVDPEKDIVMYVNSPGGSVTAGMAIFDTMRHIRPDVSTVCVGLAASMGAFLLSAGTKGKRYSLPNSRIMIHQPLGGAQGGQTDIDIQANEMLHHKANLNGYLAYHTGQSLEKINQDTDRDFFMSTKEAKEYGLIDGVIMNPLKALQPLASTADGNE; encoded by the exons ATGGCGCACACCTGCATTTCGACATCGGCATCGTCTCTTCGGTTGACTAGCCTGCCCTTCTCTTCAAAATCAAGCACCAATCTTTACTCTCATAACTTATCTCTTCCTTTCCATCCCCTTCCTCCCAG GAAACTGAAGAAGCTATTTAGTAATCAAAAGAATGCGAGGGGTTCTCAGCCAAAGGCTGTCTACACAGGTGAGTTTTGGGCTCCAGAGAAAAGCTCTCGACATGGAATTTGGTCAATAAG GGATGATTTGCAAATCCCGTCGTCACCTTATTTCCCTGCATATGCACAAGGGCAGGGCCCCCCTCCAATGGTGCAAGAGCGATTTCAGAGTGTTATTACCCAGCTATTCCAATAT AGAATAATTCGCTGTGGTGGAGCTGTTGATGATGATATGGCAAACATTATTGTAGCTCAGCTTCTTTATCTTGATGCTGTTGATCCTGAGAAG GACATTGTCATGTATGTGAATTCCCCTGGAGGGTCAGTTACAGCTG GTATGGCCATATTTGACACTATGAGGCATATCCGGCCTGATGTCTCAACTGTCTGTGTCGGACTTGCTGCTAG CATGGGAGCTTTTCTTCTTAGTGCTGGAACTAAAG GAAAACGATACAGTTTACCTAATTCGAGGATAATGATACATCAGCCTCTTGGTGGAGCTCAAGGAGGTCAAACTGATATTGATATCCAG GCGAATGAAATGCTGCACCATAAGGCAAATTTAAACGGATATCTTGCTTACCACACTGGTCAAAGTTTGGAGAAGATTAACCAGGATACGGACCGTGATTTTTTCATGAGCACAAAAGAAGCAAAGGAATATGGACTTATTGATGGTGTTATCATGAATCCTTTGAAAGCACTTCAGCCACTAGCTTCTACAGCTGATGGTAATGAATAG